Proteins found in one Brachypodium distachyon strain Bd21 chromosome 5, Brachypodium_distachyon_v3.0, whole genome shotgun sequence genomic segment:
- the LOC100825562 gene encoding desiccation-related protein PCC13-62, whose translation MGAPAGFVVMASVVLAVSLCGGVGRAQDMDNEWARYRGFFGGGGTLLPQSDVDLLEFPLNLEYLEAEFFCWSALGYGLDGIDVNLTGGGPPPVGAQTAALTPFVRDVATQFCYQEVGHLRAIKQNVRGFPRPLLDISATNFGKIVEQAMNTTLDPPFNPYENSLNFLIASYIIPYVGLTGYVGANPKLLTPQARRLVAGLLGVESAQDAVIRALLYERGLSRVASYGVGVAEVTAHISELRNELGRRGVKDEGLVVAPGEGPEGQTVGNIIAGDRFSLAYDRTPEEILGVVYGTGNPAQAGGFFPQGADGRIARGLLM comes from the exons ATGGGTGCGCCGGCCGGCTTCGTGGTGATGGCCTCGGTGGTGTTGGCCGTTTCTCTGTGCGGCGGCGTGGGCCGGGCGCAGGACATGGACAACGAGTGGGCACGCTACCGTGGCTTCTTCGGCGGGGGAGGCACTCTGCTGCCGCAGTCGGACGTGGACCTGCTGGAGTTCCCGCTGAACCTCGAGTACCTGGAGGCGGAGTTCTTCTGCTGGTCGGCTCTCGGCTACGGCCTGGACGGCATCGACGTCAACCTCACGGGCGGTGGCCCGCCCCCCGTGGGCGCCCAGACCGCCGCCCTCACCCCTTTCGTCCGCGACGTTGCCACTCAGTTCTGCTACCAAGAAGTCGGCCACCTCAg GGCGATCAAGCAGAACGTGAGGGGGTTCCCGCGGCCGCTGCTGGACATCAGCGCGACCAACTTCGGCAAGATCGTGGAGCAGGCGATGAACACGACGCTGGACCCGCCCTTCAACCCCTACGAGAACAGCCTCAACTTCCTCATCGCCTCCTACATCATCCCCTACGTCGGCCTCACCGGCTACGTCGGCGCCAACCCCAAGCTCCTCACCCCTCAGGCCAGAAGG CTGGTGGCGGGGCTGCTGGGCGTGGAGTCGGCGCAGGACGCGGTGATCCGGGCGCTGCTGTACGAGCGCGGGTTGTCGCGGGTGGCGAGCTACGGCGTCGGGGTAGCAGAAGTCACGGCGCACATCTCGGAGCTGCGGAACGAGCTGGGGAGGAGAGGGGTGAAGGACGAGGGGCTGGTGGTGGCGCCGGGGGAGGGGCCCGAGGGGCAGACCGTGGGGAACATCATCGCCGGCGACCGATTCTCCCTCGCCTACGACCGCACGCCCGAGGAGATCCTCGGCGTCGTGTACGGCACGGGGAACCCTGCCCAGGCCGGCGGGTTCTTTCCCCAGGGCGCCGACGGCCGCATCGCCAGGGGGCTCCTCATGTAG